Proteins from a genomic interval of Arachis hypogaea cultivar Tifrunner chromosome 10, arahy.Tifrunner.gnm2.J5K5, whole genome shotgun sequence:
- the LOC112715908 gene encoding large ribosomal subunit protein bL27c, with protein MAVSFNLATAFKGLSLSSSSSSYASASPLPSFVSLPRTHIQFRPPLPLTIQNAHKKGAGSTKNGRDSPGQRLGVKIYGDQVAKPGSIIVRQRGTKFHAGKNVGLGKDYTIFSLIDGVVKFEKFGPDRKKVSVYPREVQPENPNSYRARKREYFRMRRERRKAREAAVLQPQLVLASVPDVAITNSVC; from the exons ATGGCGGTGAGTTTCAACCTTGCAACAGCATTCAAAGGCCTTTCTCTGTCGTCGTCTTCCTCTTCCTATGCTTCTGCTTCGCCGCTTCcctcctttgtatctctccctcGCACACACATTCAGTTTCGGCCTCCTCTCCCTCTCACCATCCAGAACGCCCACAAGAAGGGAGCTGGCAGCACCAAGAACGGCCGTGATTCCCCCGGCCAACGCCTCGGCGTCAAGATCTACGGTGATCAAGTCGCCAAACCCGGTTCCATCATCGTTCGCCAACGTGGTACTAAG TTTCATGCAGGAAAGAATGTGGGGCTTGGCAAAGACTATACCATCTTTTCCTTGATTGATGGAGTTGTGAAATTTGAGAAATTTGGGCCTGACAGGAAAAAG GTGAGTGTTTACCCACGAGAAGTGCAACCTGAGAACCCCAACAGctatagagcaaggaagagggagTATTTCAGGATGAGGCGCGAACGCAGAAAGGCTAGAGAAGCAGCAGTACTTCAACCCCAGCTGGTGTTAGCTTCTGTTCCTGATGTTGCCATCACTAATTCAGTGTGCTGA
- the LOC112717717 gene encoding isoliquiritigenin 2'-O-methyltransferase-like: protein MSSSARKEEGYDDDDACMYAMLLSTFQVSEIASKLPSQHPQLHNRLERMLRVLASFSLLNSSVVVDHGVGGKVNIKDAIVDGGIKVFKEANGMSVWEYMEKDAKLSHTFNKAMAGISAKHMKKYLEAYDRFKGVSTQVDVGGGTGHCLKMIVSKYCNIKSVYGGEIINNF, encoded by the exons ATGAGTTCATCAGCAAGAAAGGAAGAAGGATATGATGACGACGATGCATGCATGTATGCGATGTTGTTGTCAACTTTTCAA GTTTCCGAAATCGCCTCAAAGCTTCCTTCACAGCACCCTCAACTCCACAACAGGCTGGAGAGAATGCTTCGTGTGCTTGCCAGTTTCTCACTTCTCAATTCGAGTGTCGTCGTTGACCATGGCGTTGGCGGCAAG gtaAACATTAAggatgcaattgttgatggaggaatAAAGGTGTTCAAGGAGGCTAATGGAATGTCGGTGTGGGAGTACATGGAGAAGGATGCAAAACTGAGTCACACTTTCAACAAAGCAATGGCAGGAATCTCTGCCAAACATATGAAGAAATATTTGGAAGCATACGATAGATTTAAAGGAGTGTCAACGCAGGTTGATGTTGGAGGAGGTACTGGACACTGCCTCAAAATGATCGTCTCCAAGTACTGTAATATTAAGAGTGTGTATGGTGgagaaattataaataatttttaa
- the LOC140175699 gene encoding uncharacterized protein, producing MDQGSSADILFKPAFDKLGLDEKEVRAYPDTLYGLGDTLIKPLRFIPLHTTFGKGMKYKTLSIDFIVVDVGSAYNALIGKTTLNRLGAVVSTPHLCMKFPMPEGITTIRGDQKLARKCYNESLNLRGKGKEVHTIELGRVRAKEKLRPQPEEKTEEVQVRKEEGKNINIGANLKEDLKQKLIRLLRENSDLFAWKASDMLGINPELMSHKLSMYPRSRPVQQRRRKLRLERAQVVEEQVQALLEAGFIKEVKYPAWLENVVLVKNQNGKWRMSVDYTNLNKVCPKDPYPLPNIDTCSCHGSSCTTRADQQQIDRPVQIRTTQPLYEKRSAKSLQRPKKAQERGTRPKSKGNPKPREIKAVPLKTR from the coding sequence ATGGATCAGGGGAGCTCAGCCGACATCCTATTCAAACCAGCATTTGATAAGCTAGGACTAGATGAAAAGGAAGTAAGAGCTTACCCTGATACCCTATATGGGTTGGGTGATACTCTAATAAAGCCACTAAGATTCATACccctacacacaacctttggaaaggggatGAAATACAAGACTCTGAGTATCGACTTCATAGTCGTTGATGTGGGTTCGGCCTATAATGCTTTAATAGGCAAAACAACTCTAAATCGACTTGGAGCAGTGGTGTCCACCCCccatctttgcatgaaattcccaatgCCAGAAGGAATAACAACCATCAGGGGAGACCAGAAACTAGCGAgaaagtgctacaatgaaagtctaaacctgagaggaaaaggcaaggAGGTTCACACCATTGAGCTCGGAAGAGTCAGAGCTAAAGAAAAGTTGCGACCACAACCTGAGGAAAAAACTGAAGAGGTACAGGTCagaaaagaggaaggaaaaaatatcaacataggagccaacctgaaAGAAGATTTGAAGCAGAAGCTTATAAGGCTCCTAcgagagaattccgacctcttcgcctggaaagcctccgacatgctaGGAATAAATCCCGAACTCATGTCACATAAACTGTCAATGTACCCCAGATCGCGACCTGTTCAGCAAAGAAGACGGAAGCTCAGACTTGAACGGGCCCAAGtggtagaagaacaagtacaagccctCCTAGAAGCTGGCTTCATCAAAGAGGTCAAATATCCGGCGTGGCTGgaaaatgtagtgctagtcaagaaTCAAAACGGCAAATGGAGGATGAGTGTTGACTATACCAACCTGAACAAGGTGtgtcccaaagacccatatccacttccaAATATTGATACCTGTTCATGCCATGGGTCGAGCTGTACGACTCGGGCGGATCAACAACAAATCGACCGACCTGTTCAGATCAGGACTACCCAACCTCTTTAtgaaaagaggtcggccaaatcactaCAGAGGCCAAAGAAGGCCCAAgaaagaggaacacgacccaaatctaaaggcaaccCGAAGCCTagagagataaaggcggttcccttgaagacaAGATAa